In Deinococcus ficus, a single genomic region encodes these proteins:
- a CDS encoding IS3 family transposase (programmed frameshift), with translation MKGKKHTEEQIAFALKQAETGVSVGEICRKMGIAESTFYHWKKKFSGLGVSELRRLRQLEEENRKMGQLVADLSLDKVMLQDVIKFKALKPAQRHGLVTHLQDGYRVSERRACRVLRASRSTLRYLPRRPPNEPVIVQRMTEIAQTRIRYGYRRIHILMQREGWQINHKRLYRLYRQAGLNLRMKRPRRRVSAAHRAARTDPVKVNQVWSMDFVSDALFNGRRFRALTLLDVYSRECLAIHVDVSIRAERVVEIMRSVTSARGIPERIQVDNGSEFVSKALDLWAYEQRVTLDFSRPGRPQDNAHIESFNGSFRDECLNAHWFLSMEDAAEKIENWRADYNVLRPHSALGNLAPGAFAALNAPIHRPSEPPT, from the exons ATGAAGGGAAAGAAGCACACCGAAGAGCAGATCGCGTTCGCGCTCAAACAGGCTGAAACTGGCGTCTCAGTCGGGGAAATCTGCCGGAAGATGGGCATCGCCGAGTCCACCTTCTACCACTGGAAGAAGAAGTTCAGCGGCCTGGGAGTCAGCGAACTGCGGCGCCTCCGTCAACTCGAAGAGGAAAACCGCAAGATGGGGCAGCTGGTCGCAGACCTGAGCCTGGACAAAGTCATGCTGCAGGACGTCATCAAAT TCAAAGCTCTGAAGCCCGCCCAGCGTCACGGCCTGGTCACCCACCTTCAGGATGGGTATCGGGTCAGCGAGCGGCGGGCCTGCCGGGTGCTTCGCGCCTCGCGAAGCACCTTGAGGTACCTGCCACGACGTCCACCGAACGAGCCGGTGATCGTCCAGCGCATGACTGAGATCGCCCAGACCCGCATCCGGTACGGGTACCGGCGGATTCACATCTTGATGCAGCGGGAAGGCTGGCAGATCAATCACAAGCGCCTCTACCGGCTCTACCGACAGGCGGGGCTGAACCTCCGGATGAAGCGTCCCCGTCGGCGGGTGAGCGCGGCACACCGTGCCGCGCGAACAGATCCAGTGAAGGTGAACCAGGTGTGGTCGATGGATTTCGTTTCAGACGCGTTATTCAACGGCCGGCGGTTCAGAGCATTGACGCTGCTGGACGTGTATTCCCGAGAATGTCTGGCCATTCATGTGGACGTCAGCATCCGTGCCGAGCGGGTGGTGGAGATCATGCGTTCAGTCACGAGCGCTCGGGGGATCCCCGAGCGCATCCAGGTGGACAATGGCAGTGAGTTCGTCAGTAAGGCCCTGGATTTGTGGGCCTACGAGCAGCGGGTGACACTGGATTTCTCCCGTCCTGGGCGCCCTCAGGACAATGCCCACATCGAATCGTTCAACGGAAGTTTCCGGGACGAGTGCCTGAATGCCCACTGGTTCCTGTCCATGGAGGATGCCGCGGAGAAGATCGAAAATTGGAGGGCCGACTATAATGTCCTCAGGCCGCACTCTGCGCTGGGAAATCTCGCTCCTGGAGCGTTCGCAGCGTTGAATGCCCCGATCCACCGCCCGTCGGAGCCTCCAACCTGA